One region of Posidoniimonas polymericola genomic DNA includes:
- a CDS encoding DinB family protein — translation MCPLLENRVFENEIAINQMQLAYFDRIVAGLPAERHFHAAPGHGHSPAWVIGHLAIVGEMGCSMIGGSLTHPAWLQAFGPGSPPLVEASDEYALDQLAPVVRSSYPEFQRLAAAADPGRLAQPHGVDLFDGTPIQTVSHCVSVLLTNHFAFHLSQLSSCRRSAGGAPLF, via the coding sequence ATGTGCCCCCTGCTGGAGAACCGCGTGTTCGAGAACGAAATCGCCATCAATCAAATGCAGCTCGCCTACTTCGACCGCATCGTAGCGGGCCTGCCCGCCGAACGACATTTCCACGCCGCCCCCGGCCACGGCCACTCGCCGGCGTGGGTCATTGGTCACTTGGCGATCGTGGGCGAGATGGGCTGCTCGATGATCGGTGGATCGCTGACCCACCCCGCCTGGCTGCAGGCCTTCGGCCCCGGTTCACCGCCGTTGGTCGAGGCGTCAGACGAGTACGCCCTCGATCAGCTTGCGCCGGTCGTGCGGAGCTCGTACCCGGAGTTTCAGCGGCTAGCGGCCGCGGCCGACCCCGGGCGTTTGGCGCAGCCGCACGGCGTGGACCTGTTCGACGGCACGCCGATCCAGACCGTGTCGCACTGCGTGTCGGTGCTGCTGACCAACCACTTTGCGTTCCACTTGTCGCAGCTCTCGAGCTGCCGCCGCTCGGCCGGTGGGGCGCCGCTGTTCTAG
- a CDS encoding sugar porter family MFS transporter yields the protein MVPSKRLAWSAVVAALGGFLFGFDTVVISGAEQTIQSLWSMSDVMHGLATSAALWGTVLGALTGSLPTDRIGRKATLCSIGVLYLVSAVWSGLATGPYSFMIARFIGGVGVGISTVAAPLYIAEIAPPAWRGRLTGMFQFNIVFGILIAFLSNYLLGSNLSENAWRWMLGIEALPALIYTLLTFGIPESPRWLISFRGNTDGARRVLSEIHPQSGTEEIEAAIAEISSAARAEESGAQKAPGWLLTPMLLAFAIAFFNQLSGINAILYFAPRILGMTGLGEQAAMIQSTGIGLVNLLFTLVGLWLIDHLGRKRLILIGSVGYIASLSLISAVFFANAASFEVAAVALESKPAFERLVDDLADEPDVLDDATAARTKLADATGNPRYAPGPAGLPGVDNPIGLAASAERLAEQASAAAGSGGRLVLLGIFAFIASHAVGQGAVIWVFISEIFPNEHRAIGNSVGSGTHWVFAALVTMAFPVAAAAFAPGYIFAFFAVMMVLQIVWAMTLMPETKGVPLEEIQQQFASRRG from the coding sequence ATGGTTCCATCAAAGCGGTTGGCCTGGAGTGCGGTAGTTGCGGCGCTCGGCGGTTTCCTGTTCGGATTCGACACGGTGGTCATCTCGGGGGCCGAGCAGACGATCCAGTCGCTGTGGTCAATGAGCGACGTGATGCACGGCCTCGCGACCAGCGCGGCGCTGTGGGGCACCGTGCTCGGCGCCCTGACCGGCAGCCTGCCAACCGACCGCATAGGACGCAAGGCGACGCTCTGCTCGATCGGCGTCCTGTACCTGGTGTCGGCGGTCTGGTCTGGTCTGGCGACCGGCCCCTACTCGTTCATGATTGCACGGTTCATCGGCGGTGTAGGCGTCGGCATCTCGACCGTGGCGGCGCCGCTTTACATCGCGGAGATCGCCCCGCCTGCCTGGCGCGGCCGGCTGACCGGCATGTTCCAATTCAATATCGTGTTCGGCATCCTGATCGCCTTCCTCAGCAACTACCTGCTTGGTTCCAACCTCTCCGAGAACGCCTGGCGTTGGATGCTCGGCATCGAGGCGCTCCCCGCACTGATCTACACGCTGCTCACGTTTGGCATCCCGGAGAGCCCCCGCTGGCTGATCAGCTTCCGCGGCAACACCGACGGGGCCCGTCGCGTCCTGTCGGAGATCCACCCCCAGTCTGGAACCGAGGAGATCGAGGCGGCGATTGCCGAGATCTCGTCCGCCGCCAGGGCCGAGGAGTCGGGGGCGCAGAAGGCGCCCGGCTGGCTGCTGACGCCGATGCTGCTGGCGTTCGCCATCGCGTTTTTCAATCAGCTCTCTGGAATCAACGCCATTCTCTACTTTGCGCCGCGGATCTTGGGGATGACCGGCCTGGGCGAGCAGGCGGCGATGATCCAGTCTACCGGCATCGGCCTGGTCAACCTGTTGTTCACGCTGGTCGGGTTGTGGCTGATCGACCACCTCGGCCGCAAGAGACTGATATTGATTGGCTCGGTTGGCTACATTGCCTCGCTGTCGCTGATCTCGGCGGTGTTCTTTGCCAACGCCGCCTCGTTCGAGGTCGCAGCGGTCGCCCTGGAGTCGAAGCCGGCCTTCGAGCGCCTCGTCGATGATTTGGCCGACGAACCGGACGTCCTCGACGACGCTACCGCCGCCCGCACCAAGCTCGCCGACGCGACCGGCAACCCCCGCTACGCCCCCGGCCCGGCCGGGCTGCCGGGCGTCGACAACCCGATCGGCCTCGCGGCGTCGGCCGAGCGGCTCGCCGAGCAGGCGTCGGCGGCCGCCGGTTCTGGTGGGCGGCTGGTGCTGCTAGGGATTTTTGCCTTCATTGCCTCGCACGCGGTAGGGCAGGGCGCCGTGATCTGGGTGTTCATCTCAGAGATCTTCCCGAACGAGCACCGCGCGATCGGCAACTCGGTCGGCTCCGGCACGCACTGGGTGTTCGCCGCGTTGGTAACCATGGCCTTCCCGGTCGCCGCCGCCGCGTTTGCGCCCGGGTACATCTTTGCGTTCTTTGCTGTGATGATGGTGCTGCAGATCGTCTGGGCGATGACCCTCATGCCAGAAACCAAGGGCGTGCCGCTCGAGGAAATCCAGCAGCAGTTCGCCTCGCGGCGGGGCTAA
- a CDS encoding glycoside hydrolase family 28 protein, whose amino-acid sequence MNKQMLIRRLRTSSWLLATLPLVALSAATCSADSPWDRAAELLQQIQAPEFPDRTFNITDHAAKTGGDSRAAIQEAIQACHDAGGGRVVVPTGEWRVDGPLHLLSNVDLHLERGATLRFSNDPNDYLPLVLTRFEGTELMNFSPPIYAFEQENIALTGEGVIDGQADDDSWWEWKGNGTKDGNDLIEMADQGVPVAERRFGKGRKMRVNFVQPYRCKHVLIEGITVNRSPMWCLNPVLCEDVVVRGVRVESHGPNNDGCNPESCNRVLIEECFFNTGDDCIAIKSGRNADGRRLATPSQNIIVRNCTMRDGHGGVVLGSEMSGGIENVYVEHCQMDSPNLERAIRLKSNSRRGGYLRNLYVRDIEVGEVSDAVLRINLRYFNEEGEFFPQVSDVLLERVTSKKSKHPLYLMGLPESPIQGVVLRDCDFRGAAKASLVQDVAEVKLERVNIGE is encoded by the coding sequence GTGAACAAGCAAATGCTCATCCGCCGACTACGCACGTCCTCCTGGCTGCTCGCCACTCTGCCGCTCGTCGCCCTCTCAGCCGCGACCTGTTCTGCCGACTCGCCGTGGGACCGCGCCGCGGAGCTGCTCCAGCAGATCCAGGCCCCCGAATTTCCCGACCGCACGTTCAACATCACTGACCACGCCGCCAAGACAGGCGGCGACAGCCGCGCCGCCATCCAGGAGGCAATCCAGGCGTGCCACGACGCCGGCGGCGGCCGGGTCGTCGTGCCGACCGGTGAGTGGCGTGTCGACGGGCCGCTGCACCTGCTGTCGAACGTTGACCTGCACCTAGAGCGCGGCGCGACCCTGCGGTTCAGCAACGACCCCAACGACTACCTGCCGCTGGTGCTGACCCGCTTCGAGGGGACCGAGCTGATGAACTTCTCGCCGCCGATCTACGCCTTCGAGCAGGAGAACATCGCCCTCACCGGCGAGGGCGTCATCGACGGCCAGGCGGACGACGACAGCTGGTGGGAGTGGAAGGGCAACGGCACCAAGGACGGCAACGACCTAATCGAGATGGCCGACCAGGGGGTTCCGGTCGCCGAGCGGCGGTTCGGCAAGGGGCGGAAGATGCGGGTCAATTTCGTGCAGCCCTACCGCTGCAAGCACGTGCTGATCGAGGGGATCACCGTCAACCGCTCGCCGATGTGGTGCCTGAACCCGGTGCTCTGCGAGGACGTGGTGGTCCGCGGCGTGCGGGTCGAGAGCCACGGCCCCAACAACGACGGCTGCAACCCCGAGTCGTGCAACCGGGTGCTGATCGAGGAGTGCTTCTTCAACACCGGCGACGACTGCATCGCCATCAAGTCGGGCCGCAACGCCGACGGCCGACGGCTGGCGACCCCCAGCCAGAACATCATCGTCCGCAACTGCACGATGCGGGACGGCCACGGCGGCGTGGTGCTCGGTAGCGAGATGTCCGGCGGGATCGAGAACGTGTATGTCGAGCACTGCCAGATGGACAGCCCCAACCTAGAGCGGGCGATCCGGCTCAAGTCGAACTCCCGCCGCGGCGGCTACCTCCGCAACCTCTACGTCCGCGACATCGAGGTCGGCGAGGTCTCCGATGCGGTGCTGCGGATCAACCTCCGCTATTTCAACGAGGAGGGCGAGTTCTTCCCCCAGGTCAGCGACGTGCTGCTCGAGCGGGTAACCAGCAAGAAGAGCAAGCACCCGCTCTACCTGATGGGGCTGCCGGAGAGCCCGATCCAGGGAGTCGTGCTGCGGGACTGCGACTTCCGCGGCGCCGCCAAGGCGAGCCTCGTCCAGGACGTCGCTGAGGTTAAACTGGAACGTGTCAACATCGGTGAGTAA
- a CDS encoding endonuclease/exonuclease/phosphatase family protein — MPLPIRVVLLLLLAPTSLLAQLRIATWNTNGGARDGMSEVLSAIGIEEVNGFAKPLDVLSLQEQSGSETNTILALLNHLYGAGVYAAAPTPIDAVTAGGGLPGLIYNTQTIDLLGAVAFGEVNTSAQARSTLRYQLVPDGYGADAEFYLYSNHYKASSGSSNEARRDVEARAVRQDLDALGEGVAAILTGDFNLYDSAEPAYQTLLSSGPGQVFDPVDAAGDWHDDPAFKVVHTQSPTTTSLFGGQVTGGVDDRFDFQLVTGELLDEVGLDYWPGSYRTFGNNGTHQLSGDITTGTGASPEVLAALRMASDHLPVVVDYLLPPPLLAGDFNQDGRVDSADYSVWRTGFGVLYDHQDYEIWRANFGAVQAAASGYAAAPEPAAGVLLLLSSIVVGARRRG; from the coding sequence ATGCCCCTCCCCATTCGTGTAGTGCTTTTGCTGCTGCTCGCGCCGACGAGCCTGCTTGCGCAACTGCGCATCGCGACCTGGAACACGAACGGCGGAGCCCGCGACGGGATGTCGGAGGTGCTGTCCGCGATTGGCATCGAGGAGGTCAACGGTTTTGCCAAGCCGCTGGATGTGCTGTCGCTGCAAGAGCAGTCGGGCAGCGAGACCAACACGATCTTGGCGTTGCTCAACCACCTCTACGGCGCCGGGGTGTACGCCGCGGCGCCGACGCCGATCGACGCGGTGACCGCGGGGGGAGGGCTGCCGGGTCTCATCTACAACACCCAGACGATCGACCTGCTCGGGGCGGTCGCCTTCGGCGAGGTCAACACCAGCGCCCAGGCGCGGTCGACGCTCCGCTACCAGCTTGTGCCCGACGGGTACGGCGCCGACGCCGAGTTCTACCTCTACAGCAACCACTACAAGGCCTCCAGCGGCTCGTCCAACGAGGCGCGTCGCGACGTCGAGGCCCGGGCGGTGCGTCAGGACCTCGACGCGCTGGGCGAAGGCGTCGCGGCGATTCTGACGGGCGACTTCAACCTCTACGACAGCGCCGAGCCGGCCTACCAGACCTTGCTTTCATCGGGCCCGGGCCAGGTGTTCGACCCGGTCGACGCGGCGGGCGACTGGCACGACGACCCGGCTTTCAAGGTGGTGCACACGCAGAGCCCGACCACGACCTCGCTGTTCGGAGGGCAGGTCACCGGTGGCGTCGACGACCGGTTCGACTTCCAGCTGGTCACCGGGGAGCTGCTCGACGAGGTGGGCCTGGACTACTGGCCCGGCAGCTACCGCACATTCGGCAACAACGGTACCCACCAGCTGAGCGGAGACATCACGACCGGAACGGGCGCCTCGCCTGAGGTGCTGGCGGCGCTGCGGATGGCGAGCGACCATCTGCCGGTTGTCGTTGACTACCTCCTGCCGCCGCCCCTGCTCGCCGGCGATTTCAACCAGGACGGCCGTGTCGACTCGGCGGACTACAGCGTCTGGCGGACCGGCTTCGGCGTGCTCTACGACCACCAAGACTACGAAATCTGGCGGGCCAACTTCGGCGCGGTGCAGGCCGCCGCCAGCGGCTACGCGGCGGCGCCCGAGCCGGCCGCGGGTGTGTTGCTGCTCCTTTCTTCGATCGTTGTCGGTGCGCGTCGCCGCGGCTAG